The window TATTAGTTCATGAACGTGCATATTGGGATTGATGAAATCATTTTTGATCCAAGGTGCTCTCATTCCCTCCTCTTCATCATTGAGCCAACGATCTGTCCATACCCTTATGGAACGACCATTTCCAACTTTTTTAACCAGTCCTTTCATAAGGAGATCTCTTCCATGTAGAATGCTCCTCCAACCAAAGGATGGTCTCTGTCCAAGAACAGCTTCTGTGAAATTATTGTCTGGAAAATATCTGCTTTTTATTACCTTGGAGAAAAAACAGTCTGGAAAATGGATAAGTCTCCACGCCTGTTTAGCCAAGAGTGCTTGGTTGAAGAGCTGAATATCTCTGAACCCTAGACCACCGAGTGCTTTTGAGAGACACAAACTATCCCAGCTCTTCCAATGTATTTTCCGGTTATGTTCGTGTGAGCTCCACCAGAATTGAGCCATAGAACTGATAAGGTTGTCACAGGTGGTTTTGGGGAGTTTGAAACACGACATGGCATGGACTGGCATGGCTAAGGCGACTGATTTGAGCAAGATCTCTTTTCCACCCTGAGACAAGGATCTAGCATACCATCCAGAAAGTTTGGATTTTAATCTATCTTTGATGTAGTTCAGCATTTGTACCTTGGAGCCACTGAAGCATTCAGGAAGACCAAGGTATGTACCTGCTCCTCCCTCATTGTGTATGTTAAGAATCTcttggatttcttttttttgctgctCTTGTATCCTTGCCCCAAAGGTAATAGATGATTTGGTCAGATTAATGGTTTGTCCTGTAACTTCACCGTATCTCTTGAGAACTTGTTGGAGCATAAGACTGTCATCTCTATTTGCCTTACAGACGAAGAGGCTGTCATCAGCGAATAATAGGTGATTGATTATTGGACCACTATCCCTGAACTGAATACCACTTATCAATTCTGCCGATTGAGCCTTGTTGAGTAGATGGGTTAAACCTTCTGTACAAAGCACAAACAAGAAAGGGGACAAGGGATCTCCTTGTCTTAGTCCTCTTTGTGGTGTAACCATTCCAAAAGGCTGGTCATTAATGAGTATTGAGTAGGTGACTGATGttacacaaaacataatcaGATTAATCCATCTCTCTTGAAAACCTAAAGCACCAAGTAGTGACTTAAGGTAACTCCATTCAACCCGGTCAAAGGCTTTTGACATATCCGATTTCACTGCCATGTATTCAGCGGAGATAGTCGGGTGTACGTTGAGACTGTGGACCATTTCGTGTGCTACCAGAATGTTGTCAGAAATAAGTCTTTCGGTAACAAAGGCTGTCTGGGCTTCAGATACTATCAGAGGGAGCAGGGGTTGTAGTCTCTTCACTAGGATCTTGGACACTATCTTGTATAACACTGAGCATAGACTGATTGGTCTGAGATTAGCCATTTCAGTTGGGTGAAGAGTTTTAGGAATCAGACACAAGTGAGTGTAGTTCCACTCTTTCGGAAAGGATCCTGTTTCgaaaaactttttaacttcTAAAGTTACTTGAGATCCGACCGTCTCCCAATAAGATTGAAAGAAGAACCCTGACATGCCATCGGCTCCAGGTGCACTAGACGGCTTAATGGCAAAGGTTGCACTTTTGATTTCTTCGTCTGTCACTGGTTCTAACAATGAGTTATTCATTCCTTCTGTAACCTTAGGCTGAAAGTCGTCAAACCAGGTCTCAAAGCTCGATGGATTAGACGACGTAAACAGATTTTGAAAATAAGCACATGCCACTTCCCCTTTGGCTGCCTCTGAAAATTGTTCATACCCATTGATGTCTTTCAGTTTTTCAATCCTTTTTTTTGATCTGTTACCCTTTACTGAGGCTTGGAAGAATTTCGTGTTCCTATCTCCGCAACGCATCCATTTCTCTCTGCTCCTTTGGCTCCAATAAGTTTCTTCATCCCTGTAGGCTCTTGAGAGCTCCCTTTTTAAGAATCCAACATGTTCTAAGTCGGGAAGACTGAGAGATTGTTCCTTCTCCAAGGCATTTTCCACTTGATGGATTTTGTCTTTCGCATtggaattattttcctttttccaagtGCTCAGGGCTTTTCTACAGATTCTTATGCGATCAGACGTTGTCGTTCCAAggcgtgaagaagaagaattccaAGCTTTTATAACTTCAGCTTCTACTTCTGGCTTAtgaagaaattttttatcaaaacggAACTGACCTCTGTATGCCTCTTGTGAGGATAGTAACTTCATGAGAACTGGTCGATGATCCGATCCTCTGAACTCCAGGAAGGATTGGTTTGATGCTGGAAATTGAGAAAACCATTGTTTATTTCCAAAAACTCTATCCAGTTTGCTCTGGATCCAAAGATCATATCTCCTGCCTGCCCAAGTAAACCCGTTGCCTTTGCTAGAAAGTTCTTCCATCTGACAAGCTTGTAACATCTCTGAGAAAGGTTTAAAGCATGATTCACTTCTTTTCGGACCTCCCAGTTTTTCACCATTGTGAAGACTATCATTGAAGTCACCTACCATGCACCAACTCTCTTTTCTGTTTATACCAATCCTGGTAATCCTTTCCCAAACTACTTTCCTCTTCAGGAAATCCGGATCTCCATACACACAGGAGATGAAAAAGACCATTGTCCCAAACTGAACATGTAGATCCAAAAGGTTCTTATCAGCGAACTTTACTTCTATTTGTACACTATTCTTACTAAAAACAGCTAAACCACCACACTTGCCTACTGGATCCACTGTATACACCTTGTCATACCCCAACCATTCTTGTACATCTACTAAAGTGTTCCTATCATGCATAGTTTCCATTAAAAACAGAATCTCAGGAAA is drawn from Camelina sativa cultivar DH55 chromosome 1, Cs, whole genome shotgun sequence and contains these coding sequences:
- the LOC109125994 gene encoding uncharacterized protein LOC109125994, which codes for MLQACQMEELSSKGNGFTWAGRRYDLWIQSKLDRVFGNKQWFSQFPASNQSFLEFRGSDHRPVLMKLLSSQEAYRGQFRFDKKFLHKPEVEAEVIKAWNSSSSRLGTTTSDRIRICRKALSTWKKENNSNAKDKIHQVENALEKEQSLSLPDLEHVGFLKRELSRAYRDEETYWSQRSREKWMRCGDRNTKFFQASVKGNRSKKRIEKLKDINGYEQFSEAAKGEVACAYFQNLFTSSNPSSFETWF